The Aeromicrobium sp. Leaf245 genome includes a region encoding these proteins:
- a CDS encoding acetolactate synthase, whose protein sequence is MSQNDGTAGTPTETGNDQSADEVRSAHGGVHALEVARAHGVQAMFTLSGAHVFPMYDAAVTAADPMPIIDVRHEPTAVFAAEAVGKLTRTPGLAVLTAGPGVTNGVSPVAQAHFAGSPLVVIGGRAPEARWGMGTLQELDHPPIFETVSTWASTARTVGDIAPTVHEAFTRAGSSHRGPTFVDVPMDEFFNSGPVTAQPGLQRARIEPDPDDLARAGRLLQEARRPVLVLGTDVWADGAEEAAQRFAAETGIPVIANGMGRGILPGGHGQLVTKARSAAFSGADLVVVAGTPLDFRLGYGVFGGKDGATPARVVHLADSPAQLSTHATLAASASGDLTVVLDGILSALQSAPGARPDWTPWLTELQDVVAAAAARDVDLLGSQSDPIHPARIYGELLPRLADDAVVIGDGGDFVSFAGKFVEPQRPGGWLDPGPYGCLGAGMGAAMAARITRPSSQVVVLFGDGAAGMSLMDVDTLVRHDLPVVMVVGNNSAWGLEKSPMQMLYGYDVAADLAPNTRYDQVVTALGGGGEMVTDPAEIGPAIDRAFASGVPYLVNVMTDVSAQYPRTTHGV, encoded by the coding sequence ATGTCACAGAACGACGGCACCGCAGGGACCCCGACCGAGACCGGGAACGACCAGAGCGCCGACGAGGTGCGCTCCGCGCACGGGGGCGTGCACGCGCTCGAGGTCGCCCGCGCCCACGGCGTCCAGGCCATGTTCACCCTCTCCGGCGCCCACGTGTTCCCGATGTACGACGCCGCGGTCACCGCCGCCGACCCGATGCCCATCATCGACGTCCGGCACGAGCCCACCGCCGTGTTCGCCGCCGAGGCCGTCGGCAAGCTCACCCGCACCCCGGGCCTGGCCGTCCTCACGGCTGGACCCGGGGTCACCAACGGCGTCAGCCCGGTCGCCCAGGCCCACTTCGCCGGCTCGCCCCTGGTCGTGATCGGCGGTCGTGCGCCGGAGGCCCGTTGGGGCATGGGCACGCTCCAGGAGCTGGACCACCCGCCGATCTTCGAGACGGTCTCCACCTGGGCCTCCACCGCCCGGACCGTCGGCGACATCGCCCCCACCGTCCACGAGGCCTTCACCCGCGCCGGGTCCTCGCACCGCGGCCCCACCTTCGTGGACGTGCCCATGGACGAGTTCTTCAACTCCGGCCCCGTCACGGCACAGCCAGGACTCCAGCGGGCCCGGATCGAGCCGGACCCCGACGACCTCGCCCGCGCCGGTCGCCTCCTGCAGGAGGCGCGTCGCCCGGTCCTCGTGCTCGGCACCGACGTCTGGGCCGACGGTGCCGAGGAGGCCGCTCAGCGCTTCGCCGCCGAGACCGGCATCCCCGTCATCGCCAACGGCATGGGTCGCGGCATCCTGCCCGGCGGGCACGGCCAGCTCGTCACGAAGGCCCGGTCGGCGGCCTTCAGCGGCGCCGACCTCGTGGTCGTCGCCGGGACCCCGCTCGACTTCCGCCTCGGCTACGGCGTGTTCGGTGGCAAGGACGGCGCCACCCCGGCGCGCGTGGTCCACCTCGCCGACTCCCCCGCCCAGCTGTCCACGCACGCCACGCTGGCCGCCTCCGCCTCGGGCGACCTCACCGTCGTCCTCGACGGCATCCTCTCGGCCCTGCAGTCCGCCCCCGGTGCGCGCCCGGACTGGACGCCGTGGCTGACCGAGCTGCAGGACGTCGTGGCCGCTGCCGCCGCACGCGACGTCGACCTCCTCGGCTCGCAGAGCGACCCCATCCACCCCGCGCGCATCTACGGCGAGCTGCTCCCCCGCCTGGCCGACGACGCCGTGGTCATCGGCGACGGCGGTGACTTCGTGTCCTTCGCCGGGAAGTTCGTGGAGCCGCAGCGCCCCGGTGGCTGGCTCGACCCAGGGCCGTACGGGTGCCTCGGCGCGGGCATGGGTGCGGCCATGGCCGCCCGCATCACGCGGCCCTCCAGCCAGGTCGTCGTGCTGTTCGGCGACGGCGCTGCCGGCATGTCGCTCATGGACGTCGACACCCTCGTCCGTCACGACCTGCCGGTCGTCATGGTCGTGGGCAACAACTCCGCCTGGGGGCTGGAGAAGAGCCCCATGCAGATGCTCTACGGCTACGACGTCGCCGCGGACCTCGCTCCGAACACGCGCTACGACCAGGTCGTCACGGCGCTCGGCGGTGGCGGCGAGATGGTCACCGACCCCGCCGAGATCGGTCCGGCGATCGACCGGGCGTTCGCGTCGGGCGTGCCCTACCTCGTCAACGTCATGACCGACGTGTCGGCGCAGTACCCCCGCACCACCCACGGCGTCTGA